In a genomic window of Lysobacterales bacterium:
- a CDS encoding TFIIB-type zinc ribbon-containing protein has protein sequence MSNAKPPSPPPLPPVSGPGSPRDVPPLPGQFPIDPATLPKPIRDELTAPDPVAIDTSAKELKDGANHCPKCGATDIRHKHGSDLLVCLFCRNEWQGARVEEEFGLGSGLDELSGTIIASGAKDIAADSAHLMSFKCSGCGAEVTVNTENQMTARCHWCRHVFGVNEQVANGAVPDAVLPFHIKKDDAIARIRQFVDKRQMFALKAFKEQFTPENVSAVYLPYMIVDGRASADVAGQGEIETARYTRGSGNDKKTYYDADVYAVQRHVDFTVDDLPLESSSERGNHDTSVNTNNIINTILPFDTKNAVKWNASYLHGVSSEKRDRDVAHLKPRLEDQLLSIARHQVVESVSRYDRGVRWEQESLDVHGTRWVSMYLPVWLYSYHQPGKNGGMLHYIAVNGRTGETMGSVPVQQWKLILAALTVGTILESIALWILAN, from the coding sequence ATGTCGAACGCCAAGCCTCCATCACCGCCGCCGCTGCCGCCGGTCAGCGGCCCCGGCTCACCCCGCGACGTGCCGCCGCTGCCGGGCCAGTTTCCGATCGACCCGGCGACGCTGCCCAAGCCGATCCGCGACGAACTGACCGCGCCCGATCCGGTCGCCATCGACACCTCGGCCAAAGAGCTCAAAGACGGCGCCAACCACTGTCCGAAGTGCGGAGCCACCGACATCCGCCACAAGCACGGCAGCGATCTGCTGGTTTGTCTCTTCTGCCGCAACGAGTGGCAGGGCGCGCGCGTCGAAGAGGAATTCGGCCTCGGCAGCGGACTGGATGAGCTGAGCGGCACCATCATCGCCTCCGGCGCCAAGGACATCGCCGCCGACAGCGCGCACCTGATGAGCTTCAAGTGCTCCGGCTGCGGCGCCGAGGTAACGGTCAACACCGAAAACCAGATGACCGCGCGCTGCCACTGGTGCCGGCACGTGTTCGGCGTCAACGAGCAGGTCGCGAACGGCGCCGTGCCCGACGCGGTGCTGCCGTTCCACATCAAGAAGGACGACGCCATCGCGCGCATCCGCCAGTTCGTCGACAAGCGGCAGATGTTCGCGCTGAAAGCGTTCAAGGAGCAGTTCACGCCGGAGAACGTCAGCGCCGTGTACCTGCCGTACATGATCGTCGACGGCCGCGCGAGCGCGGATGTTGCCGGCCAGGGCGAGATCGAGACCGCGCGCTACACGCGCGGCAGCGGCAACGACAAGAAGACCTACTACGACGCCGACGTCTACGCCGTGCAGCGCCACGTTGATTTCACCGTCGACGACCTGCCGCTGGAGTCCTCGAGCGAACGCGGCAATCACGACACCAGCGTGAACACCAACAACATCATCAACACCATCCTGCCGTTCGACACCAAGAACGCGGTCAAGTGGAACGCCTCGTACCTGCACGGCGTCAGCTCGGAGAAGCGCGACCGCGACGTTGCACATCTCAAGCCGCGTCTCGAGGACCAGCTGCTGTCGATCGCGCGCCACCAGGTGGTCGAGTCGGTGAGCCGCTACGACCGCGGCGTGCGCTGGGAGCAGGAAAGCCTCGACGTGCACGGCACGCGCTGGGTTTCGATGTACCTGCCGGTGTGGCTGTACTCGTACCACCAGCCCGGCAAGAACGGCGGCATGCTGCACTACATCGCGGTGAACGGCCGCACCGGCGAGACCATGGGCAGCGTGCCGGTGCAGCAGTGGAAGTTGATCCTGGCCGCGCTCACCGTCGGCACCATCCTCGAAAGCATTGCACTCTGGATCCTGGCGAACTGA
- a CDS encoding type II toxin-antitoxin system RelE/ParE family toxin — MAWVVEFVEAFELEFDVLPASVQDELLAQAAVIEHFGPGAGRPRVDTLNGSRHANMKEMRFDADGGVWRVAFAFDPRRRAMLLVAGDKSGGSEKRFYARLIEKADERFDSHLKRIGSRRK, encoded by the coding sequence ATGGCATGGGTCGTCGAGTTCGTCGAAGCGTTCGAGCTGGAGTTCGATGTGCTGCCGGCGTCCGTGCAGGACGAATTGCTGGCCCAGGCGGCGGTCATCGAACACTTTGGCCCGGGGGCAGGCCGCCCGCGCGTGGATACTCTGAACGGGTCGCGGCACGCCAACATGAAAGAGATGCGGTTCGACGCCGATGGCGGCGTATGGCGTGTGGCCTTCGCGTTCGACCCTCGCCGGCGCGCCATGTTGCTGGTCGCTGGTGACAAGTCCGGCGGCAGCGAGAAGCGCTTCTACGCCCGGTTGATCGAAAAGGCCGATGAACGATTCGACTCCCACCTGAAGCGCATTGGCTCGAGAAGGAAATGA
- a CDS encoding SPFH domain-containing protein: MGLIQAVAGSIGGVLADQWKDFYTVPDGLPATAALFAAVPRGTNAGRGSNTKGSSNIITNGSKIVVPEGYGLLLFQDGKVTGFAAEAGGYEWRSDDLNSKSIFSGDGLVDALVKQSWERFKFGGQPGSQQAAFFVSLKELPDNRFGTQSEIYWDDGFLRTQVGAVTRGSYTLKIVDPILFVKNFVPASFLQPGQVFDFTDLDNAAAGQLFNEVVGSLAPAFSLYTNDPSKGNRISKIQQDSIGFAKSLSDAVESAYQWKSDRGLVIAKTAIISIEYDANTKELLKTVQRADALAGSRGNSNLQASVAQGIQSAGETGGAGGVMGLGMATGMLGGIASLQQPVAPPAAPADDPIAKLKKAKEMLDLGLITQADYDAAKSKALGL; the protein is encoded by the coding sequence ATGGGTCTGATTCAGGCGGTGGCGGGTTCGATTGGTGGGGTGCTTGCGGACCAGTGGAAGGACTTCTACACGGTGCCGGATGGTTTGCCGGCGACGGCGGCGTTGTTCGCGGCGGTGCCGCGCGGCACGAACGCGGGACGCGGGTCGAATACCAAGGGGTCGTCGAACATCATCACCAATGGCTCGAAGATCGTCGTGCCGGAAGGCTACGGGCTGTTGTTGTTCCAGGACGGCAAGGTCACCGGGTTCGCGGCCGAGGCGGGTGGTTACGAATGGCGTTCGGATGATCTGAACTCGAAGTCGATCTTCTCTGGCGATGGTCTCGTCGATGCGCTGGTCAAGCAGAGCTGGGAGCGCTTCAAATTCGGCGGCCAGCCGGGTTCGCAGCAGGCGGCATTCTTCGTCTCGCTGAAGGAACTGCCGGACAACCGCTTCGGCACGCAGTCGGAGATCTACTGGGACGATGGCTTCCTGCGTACCCAGGTGGGCGCGGTGACGCGCGGTTCGTACACGCTGAAGATCGTCGATCCGATCCTGTTCGTGAAAAACTTCGTGCCGGCGAGTTTTCTCCAGCCTGGCCAGGTGTTCGATTTCACCGACCTCGACAACGCCGCTGCCGGGCAACTGTTCAACGAGGTGGTCGGATCGCTGGCACCGGCGTTCAGCCTGTACACGAACGATCCGAGCAAGGGCAATCGCATCAGCAAGATCCAGCAGGACTCGATCGGCTTCGCCAAGAGCCTGTCCGATGCGGTCGAGAGCGCCTATCAGTGGAAGTCCGATCGCGGCCTCGTGATCGCCAAGACCGCGATCATCTCGATCGAGTACGACGCCAACACCAAGGAACTGCTGAAGACCGTGCAGCGCGCCGATGCGCTCGCTGGCAGTCGTGGCAATTCCAATCTGCAGGCGAGCGTGGCCCAGGGCATCCAGTCGGCCGGCGAGACCGGCGGTGCCGGTGGCGTCATGGGGCTTGGCATGGCGACCGGCATGCTCGGTGGCATCGCCAGCTTGCAGCAGCCGGTGGCACCGCCTGCCGCGCCCGCCGATGACCCGATCGCGAAGTTGAAGAAGGCCAAGGAGATGCTCGATCTTGGCCTGATCACCCAGGCCGATTACGACGCGGCCAAATCCAAAGCGCTCGGTTTGTAG
- a CDS encoding AAA family ATPase, whose protein sequence is MTKRTSRTKTKAKAKAGSKPTKPVSLKIRNFAHLDEVNLRLGDLTVLVGPQGAGKSLALQWLKVAMDGRQIVDALKTAGHPTDRPEVLIDLIFGAGMAPAWRDGETEIVLAGKRLTAKGLGRIGDGKEHLFFVPAHRSMLISDGWAAPFQKLSSDTPAVARMFSQNLFDRFSSKDAGTLFPLDKRLKNEIRDQIDRAVFHGGKVGIEEDSQHARRLRLVHGKMHLPFMTWTAGQREFTPLLLGLYHLLPSTQLRKRAETNWVVIEEPEMGLHPQAVTAVMLLILDLLWRGYRVVLSTHSPHVLTMLWMMRKLKEHAARWQLICEAFDVGKSAQMRKLAEAALCKDYRAYLLDFESNGRVASTDISALDPESDDARISGWGGLTGYSSRFGDAVRAAVNESDR, encoded by the coding sequence ATGACAAAGCGTACGAGCCGGACCAAAACCAAGGCCAAGGCCAAGGCTGGGTCCAAGCCAACGAAGCCAGTTTCGTTGAAGATCCGAAACTTCGCTCATCTGGACGAAGTGAACCTTAGGCTGGGCGACCTCACGGTCCTGGTCGGCCCCCAGGGCGCGGGCAAGAGTCTTGCGCTTCAGTGGCTCAAGGTCGCGATGGACGGCCGACAGATCGTCGATGCGCTCAAGACTGCTGGCCATCCGACGGATCGACCTGAGGTGCTGATCGACCTGATTTTTGGAGCCGGCATGGCGCCCGCCTGGCGCGATGGCGAGACCGAGATCGTGCTGGCAGGGAAGCGCCTCACTGCCAAGGGACTGGGAAGAATCGGCGACGGCAAGGAACACCTGTTCTTCGTTCCGGCGCATCGATCCATGCTGATCAGCGATGGCTGGGCAGCACCCTTTCAGAAGCTGAGCTCGGACACCCCCGCGGTCGCGCGCATGTTCAGTCAGAATCTGTTCGACCGCTTCAGCAGCAAGGATGCCGGCACTCTGTTTCCGCTGGACAAGAGACTCAAGAACGAAATTCGAGATCAGATCGACCGGGCCGTGTTTCATGGCGGCAAAGTTGGTATCGAAGAAGACAGCCAGCATGCAAGACGTCTGCGTCTCGTACACGGGAAGATGCATCTGCCCTTCATGACCTGGACAGCGGGACAGCGCGAGTTCACGCCGTTGCTACTTGGCCTCTACCACCTGCTTCCGTCGACCCAACTGCGCAAGCGAGCGGAAACCAACTGGGTGGTGATCGAGGAGCCCGAGATGGGATTACACCCGCAGGCGGTGACCGCCGTGATGCTCCTGATCCTCGACCTGCTTTGGCGCGGATATCGAGTCGTCCTTTCAACGCATTCACCGCACGTGCTCACCATGCTCTGGATGATGCGAAAGCTCAAGGAACACGCTGCGCGGTGGCAGTTGATTTGCGAAGCATTTGACGTCGGCAAGTCCGCGCAGATGCGTAAGCTGGCTGAGGCGGCCCTGTGCAAGGACTACCGAGCCTACTTGCTCGATTTTGAATCTAACGGACGAGTGGCTTCGACCGATATCTCTGCGCTCGATCCAGAGTCAGACGACGCACGCATTTCCGGATGGGGCGGCCTTACCGGTTACTCGTCGCGCTTCGGCGATGCTGTGCGAGCTGCGGTGAACGAGAGCGACCGATGA
- a CDS encoding TonB-dependent receptor, whose amino-acid sequence MHSKTFRISLIAAGIAAATGAFANGDALSPRPSTSSAQTVAGGGSVANAEGSAVRQPTVEVTARRESTPVDATLAAVRVIDRAEIERRQPGDLLELLRGEVGIDITRSGGVGQATTLFLRGSNSNHSLILVDGVRVSSANSGLYDLAHLPLANVERIEIVRGPRAAFWGSDAIGGVIQIFTRRIEGYAGRITAGRYGRLGVDASIGGAGDHGAMSLTVGQEQTEGFSATNAAAFGHDPDADGYENNHARLNVESSIGEQMLHFSAQGTQAEVEFDQGVTEAENASAQLSLAGQITSRWSHHVEFGHARENLDTPAYFAAYASRRTSFDWHHQCALGEATGISAGINYAREHGGERETFGHSEVFGASRHNQALYAGIRQQISAHELEFTARRDDNSVFGGETTFQAAWGWQIAAATRLRASYGEAFRAPSLNELYSPGFGGLFAGNPALQPEQSDTVELGLRHDFGSDQGIELSAYRSRVDDLISFSGGSSYQAINIARADLEGIELEYDGHLGSFGIVANATVQDAENRDSGADLLRRPGQKATLRVDYTLDGGASFGIEAFGSGSRQDFNGTLPGYGLAHLVASLPFGERWRLGLRLENVLDRDYAVLSGYNTPGRGAYLTLAYGE is encoded by the coding sequence ATGCACAGCAAGACCTTCAGGATTTCATTGATCGCGGCCGGCATCGCGGCGGCTACGGGCGCGTTTGCGAATGGGGATGCGCTGTCGCCGCGCCCTTCGACAAGCTCAGCGCAAACGGTGGCTGGCGGCGGTTCAGTGGCGAACGCCGAAGGCTCGGCAGTGCGCCAGCCAACGGTCGAGGTGACCGCGCGGCGCGAGTCGACGCCGGTCGATGCCACGCTCGCCGCGGTGCGCGTGATCGATCGTGCCGAGATCGAGCGCCGCCAGCCGGGCGATCTGCTGGAGCTGCTGCGCGGCGAAGTCGGCATCGACATCACCCGCAGCGGCGGCGTCGGCCAGGCGACCACGCTGTTCCTGCGCGGCAGCAACTCGAATCACAGCTTGATCCTGGTCGATGGCGTGCGCGTCAGCTCGGCCAATTCCGGCCTCTACGACCTCGCCCATTTGCCGCTCGCGAACGTCGAGCGCATCGAGATCGTGCGCGGCCCGCGCGCCGCGTTCTGGGGTTCGGATGCGATCGGCGGGGTGATCCAGATCTTCACGCGCAGGATCGAAGGCTACGCCGGACGCATCACCGCGGGCCGCTATGGCCGCCTCGGTGTCGACGCCAGCATCGGCGGCGCCGGCGACCATGGCGCGATGTCGCTGACCGTCGGCCAGGAGCAGACCGAGGGCTTCTCGGCGACCAATGCCGCCGCCTTCGGCCACGACCCGGACGCCGATGGCTACGAGAACAACCACGCGCGACTGAACGTGGAATCCAGCATCGGCGAGCAGATGCTGCATTTCAGCGCGCAGGGCACGCAGGCCGAGGTCGAGTTCGACCAGGGCGTCACCGAGGCGGAGAACGCGTCGGCGCAGCTCTCGCTCGCGGGCCAGATCACGTCGCGCTGGTCGCATCACGTCGAGTTCGGCCACGCCCGCGAAAACCTGGACACGCCGGCCTACTTCGCCGCCTATGCCTCGCGTCGCACCAGTTTCGACTGGCACCACCAGTGCGCGCTGGGCGAAGCCACCGGGATCTCCGCCGGCATCAACTACGCACGCGAGCACGGCGGCGAGCGGGAGACCTTCGGCCACAGCGAAGTATTCGGTGCCAGCCGCCACAATCAGGCGTTGTACGCCGGAATCCGCCAGCAGATCTCGGCGCACGAGCTGGAATTCACCGCGCGTCGCGACGACAACTCGGTGTTCGGAGGTGAGACCACCTTCCAGGCGGCGTGGGGCTGGCAGATCGCCGCCGCAACCCGCCTGCGCGCGAGCTACGGCGAGGCCTTCCGCGCACCGAGCCTGAACGAGTTGTACTCGCCCGGATTCGGCGGCCTGTTCGCTGGCAACCCGGCACTGCAGCCGGAGCAGTCGGACACCGTGGAACTCGGCCTGCGCCATGACTTCGGCAGCGATCAAGGCATCGAACTCAGCGCCTACCGCTCGCGCGTCGATGACCTGATCAGCTTCAGCGGCGGATCCAGCTACCAGGCGATCAACATCGCCCGCGCCGACCTCGAAGGCATCGAGCTCGAATACGACGGCCACCTCGGCAGCTTCGGCATCGTTGCGAACGCCACCGTGCAGGACGCCGAGAACCGCGACAGCGGCGCCGATCTGCTGCGACGTCCGGGTCAGAAAGCGACACTTCGTGTCGACTACACCCTGGACGGCGGCGCCAGCTTCGGCATCGAAGCCTTCGGCTCGGGCTCACGCCAGGACTTCAACGGCACCCTGCCAGGCTATGGACTGGCGCATCTGGTCGCCTCGCTGCCGTTTGGCGAACGCTGGCGACTTGGCTTGCGCCTCGAAAACGTGCTCGACCGTGACTATGCCGTGCTCAGCGGTTACAACACGCCTGGCCGCGGCGCCTACCTGACCTTGGCCTACGGGGAGTAA
- a CDS encoding SGNH/GDSL hydrolase family protein produces the protein MRWLLALLLGLCACVVAAEPLRILFVGNSLIYYNDVPRAVAAMLEAEGTHPEVEVEMLAQGGATLAEHLSRDALDRTLAEFDPDLVVLQDRGPYPLCAAENADCAKSMAAFAEAIGRVRAAGARPLLFATWIGFAQGQAELSRRFAALAQEHGVPVADVGRARQLAQAMPLHSYLDATKLSDAPWWQAPLLGAMDLPMPDGHPDEAGGWVIAATLSRSVLGQALPAELRIGEFCRALWAGARLSAALPAYRQLPKATQCNAPEPNVVAVASMLANRAASLSD, from the coding sequence ATGCGCTGGCTGCTGGCTCTGTTGCTCGGACTGTGCGCATGCGTGGTGGCGGCCGAGCCGCTGCGCATCCTGTTCGTCGGCAACAGCCTGATCTACTACAACGACGTGCCGCGTGCGGTCGCGGCGATGCTGGAGGCGGAGGGCACGCATCCCGAGGTCGAGGTCGAAATGCTGGCGCAGGGTGGGGCGACCCTGGCCGAGCATCTGAGCCGCGACGCATTGGATCGCACGCTCGCCGAGTTCGATCCGGACCTCGTGGTGTTGCAGGATCGCGGCCCGTACCCGCTGTGCGCGGCGGAGAACGCCGATTGCGCGAAGTCGATGGCGGCGTTCGCCGAGGCGATCGGCCGCGTGCGCGCAGCAGGCGCGCGGCCGCTGCTGTTTGCGACCTGGATCGGGTTTGCGCAGGGCCAAGCCGAACTGAGCCGCCGCTTTGCCGCGCTGGCGCAGGAGCATGGCGTGCCCGTCGCCGACGTCGGTCGCGCGCGCCAACTTGCGCAGGCCATGCCGCTGCACAGCTATCTCGATGCGACGAAGTTGTCGGATGCGCCGTGGTGGCAAGCGCCGCTGTTGGGCGCAATGGATCTACCCATGCCAGACGGCCATCCCGATGAAGCCGGGGGCTGGGTCATCGCAGCGACGCTGTCGCGCAGCGTGCTCGGCCAGGCCTTGCCGGCCGAATTGCGCATCGGCGAGTTTTGTCGCGCGCTGTGGGCTGGCGCGCGCCTGAGCGCGGCGCTGCCCGCCTATCGGCAGTTGCCGAAGGCGACGCAGTGCAACGCACCGGAGCCGAACGTGGTGGCGGTCGCGTCGATGCTTGCCAATCGGGCGGCATCGCTTTCCGACTGA
- a CDS encoding DUF1631 domain-containing protein translates to MEVPGTGRARSDAGKRDALLTLKSRSFPGRVRAILETLLGQLAPLLEQGMVDTLDAFEQSLFRRAEQARSNDVQQSCFESLREVRRVRSDIAPALMARFESALAALNDPRRQSSLARPQRAGRSDLALVEASELEESLALVEAANRAEVRASQALFALGMRFAVLAEAPMFEAEDLPIGPHRLSECVRLASEHLELPTEHRILFYRAVDQMLFARVDRLIEEANRVLIESRVLADLFVLNTRSRRNEDGHHKPARDHLAQATPQSVGKAPNAHDADIGLGTTEPVHPTEPAPRPVAAAPEAMRESAPQATSPSAPPAGSSESNARFPQRAQQTRFGLATPAATRLVDAETGDSGRYGGFARPMTGWPGVPAALPREPAVNDGQDRQVFQTMRDLLSGRRESLGLSAAPAPDPNAFPARSDDLQSVLGVLQKKPAFPQSVGGKLVPRSIGHVKQDILNQLRQVTPEGRIPRLHEEDADTIDLVGLLFENLAKQATPNATVSQLMTKLQVPLLRVALRDKSFFSRRSHPARQLLNAVAESGLYWLDEGEEDRQLVDKMQGVVDHVLQEFQDDAGVFEQVLGDLSRHLQTQARKSEVAERRHVDAARGREKLESARHTAAAAISSRIGTYKPRALIRTLLEQAWTDVLALTVLRQGEDSPIYRERLAFVDDLVAFGRGAAAHTTPQRRDAMRAALESGLSQIGFHVEDIQAVGSRLFGAQHGAGAANDDPATLTEVAAQLKARSRFGEEGDHHAHLRAQVPHVDPPLGGEELKLLTQLKSLPFGTWFEITMPGQKQPSRRKLSWFSTLTGRCLFVNQRGARSHETSLEQLARDLHEQHAKVYEEPQENLIDRAWHAIVRKLKSLAGQSAADAAEAT, encoded by the coding sequence ATGGAAGTACCAGGGACTGGACGTGCCCGGTCGGACGCTGGCAAGCGCGACGCGCTACTGACCCTGAAGTCGCGTTCGTTTCCCGGGCGCGTGCGCGCCATCCTCGAGACTCTGCTCGGGCAACTCGCTCCGCTTCTTGAACAGGGCATGGTCGATACTCTCGACGCCTTCGAGCAGTCGTTGTTTCGACGTGCCGAGCAGGCACGCAGCAATGATGTGCAACAAAGCTGCTTCGAGTCGCTGCGCGAAGTGCGACGCGTGCGCTCGGACATCGCACCGGCGCTGATGGCACGCTTCGAGTCCGCGCTCGCGGCCCTCAACGACCCACGTCGACAGTCAAGCCTGGCCCGACCGCAGCGCGCCGGTCGCAGCGATCTGGCCCTGGTCGAGGCCTCCGAACTCGAGGAATCCCTGGCCCTGGTCGAGGCCGCGAATCGCGCCGAGGTACGCGCCAGCCAGGCGCTGTTCGCGCTCGGCATGCGCTTCGCGGTATTGGCCGAGGCACCGATGTTCGAAGCCGAAGACCTGCCGATCGGACCGCACCGGCTGAGCGAATGCGTGCGTCTGGCGAGCGAGCACCTGGAACTGCCGACCGAGCATCGAATACTGTTCTACCGCGCCGTCGACCAGATGCTGTTCGCGCGCGTAGACCGTCTGATCGAGGAGGCCAACCGCGTGCTGATCGAGAGCCGCGTGCTTGCCGATCTGTTCGTGCTGAACACTCGCTCGCGCCGCAACGAAGACGGCCATCACAAGCCGGCGCGCGATCACCTCGCGCAGGCCACGCCGCAGTCGGTGGGCAAGGCACCCAACGCGCACGACGCGGACATCGGCCTTGGCACAACGGAGCCGGTGCATCCGACCGAACCTGCACCGCGCCCGGTCGCTGCGGCCCCCGAAGCAATGCGCGAGTCTGCGCCGCAGGCCACTTCTCCAAGCGCACCCCCGGCTGGCAGCAGCGAATCCAACGCGCGTTTCCCGCAACGCGCACAGCAAACACGCTTCGGCCTGGCCACGCCGGCCGCCACACGCCTCGTCGATGCTGAAACTGGAGATAGCGGCCGCTACGGCGGCTTCGCTCGACCGATGACGGGCTGGCCCGGCGTTCCTGCCGCGCTGCCGCGCGAGCCGGCGGTGAACGACGGCCAGGACCGCCAAGTATTCCAGACCATGCGCGACCTGCTCTCCGGGCGGCGCGAATCGCTCGGCCTCAGCGCTGCGCCCGCACCCGATCCAAACGCCTTCCCGGCACGCAGCGACGATCTGCAATCGGTACTCGGCGTGCTGCAGAAGAAGCCGGCGTTTCCGCAATCGGTCGGCGGCAAGCTGGTGCCGCGCTCGATTGGCCACGTCAAGCAAGACATCCTCAACCAGTTGCGCCAGGTGACGCCGGAAGGGCGCATCCCACGGCTGCACGAGGAGGACGCGGACACCATCGACCTGGTCGGCCTGCTGTTCGAGAATCTGGCCAAACAGGCAACGCCGAACGCAACCGTGTCGCAGCTGATGACCAAGCTGCAGGTACCGCTGCTGCGCGTGGCATTGCGCGACAAGAGCTTCTTCAGCCGCCGCTCGCACCCGGCGCGGCAACTGCTGAATGCGGTCGCGGAAAGCGGCCTGTACTGGCTCGATGAAGGCGAGGAGGACCGTCAGCTGGTCGACAAGATGCAGGGCGTGGTCGATCACGTGCTGCAGGAGTTCCAGGACGATGCCGGGGTGTTCGAACAGGTGCTCGGCGACCTGTCGCGGCACCTGCAGACCCAGGCCAGGAAGTCGGAGGTTGCCGAGCGTCGTCATGTCGATGCCGCGCGCGGCCGCGAAAAGCTGGAGTCGGCCCGCCACACTGCCGCCGCCGCGATCTCGAGTCGCATCGGCACGTACAAACCTCGGGCGCTGATCCGCACCCTGCTGGAACAGGCCTGGACCGATGTACTGGCACTGACCGTCCTGCGTCAGGGCGAGGACTCGCCCATCTACCGCGAGCGCCTGGCGTTTGTCGATGACCTGGTCGCCTTCGGTCGCGGCGCCGCCGCGCACACGACGCCGCAGCGACGCGACGCCATGCGCGCCGCGCTCGAATCCGGGCTCAGCCAGATCGGCTTTCACGTCGAGGACATCCAGGCAGTTGGCAGCCGGCTGTTCGGTGCGCAGCACGGTGCCGGCGCTGCCAACGACGATCCGGCGACGCTAACCGAAGTGGCCGCGCAGCTGAAAGCGCGCAGCCGCTTCGGCGAGGAAGGCGACCACCATGCGCACCTGCGTGCGCAGGTGCCGCATGTCGATCCGCCGCTCGGCGGCGAGGAACTGAAACTGCTGACGCAGCTGAAGTCGCTGCCGTTTGGCACCTGGTTCGAGATCACGATGCCCGGCCAGAAGCAGCCATCGCGGCGCAAGCTGTCCTGGTTCAGCACGCTCACCGGGCGTTGCCTGTTCGTCAACCAGCGCGGCGCACGCAGCCACGAAACCTCGCTCGAACAGCTGGCCCGAGACCTCCACGAACAGCACGCCAAGGTCTACGAGGAGCCGCAGGAAAACCTGATCGATCGCGCCTGGCACGCCATCGTGCGGAAGCTGAAGTCCCTGGCCGGCCAGTCGGCCGCCGATGCCGCGGAGGCAACCTGA
- a CDS encoding YihA family ribosome biogenesis GTP-binding protein, whose protein sequence is MTYAPKKSTKSKPVAKAEFKPSKDLAATTFLLSAPTPQHLPPDRGAEIAFAGRSNAGKSSALNALTGQGALARVSKTPGRTQQLVVFRIDDSRRLIDLPGYGFAKVPGEIQEVWHNALDQYFRERQSLLGLLLAMDVRHPLTEYDQIMLAFARARALPVHILLTKCDKLGRSAATNVLHAVRKGLADHRAAASVQLFSSTERTGLDVATRWVEDRLGISKPKSAPEAM, encoded by the coding sequence ATGACCTACGCACCGAAGAAGTCGACCAAGTCGAAACCAGTGGCGAAAGCCGAGTTCAAGCCGTCGAAAGACCTGGCCGCGACCACTTTTCTTCTGTCGGCGCCGACGCCGCAGCACCTGCCGCCCGACCGCGGCGCCGAGATCGCCTTTGCCGGACGCTCGAATGCGGGCAAGTCGAGTGCGCTGAACGCGCTTACCGGGCAGGGCGCGCTGGCGCGCGTGTCGAAGACGCCGGGGCGCACGCAGCAACTGGTGGTGTTCCGCATCGATGACTCACGACGCCTGATCGATCTGCCCGGTTACGGCTTTGCCAAGGTGCCGGGCGAGATCCAGGAGGTCTGGCACAACGCGCTGGACCAGTATTTCCGCGAGCGCCAGTCTTTGCTGGGCCTGCTGCTGGCAATGGACGTGCGCCACCCGCTGACCGAATACGACCAGATCATGCTCGCGTTTGCGCGCGCCCGCGCCTTGCCGGTGCATATCCTGCTGACCAAGTGCGACAAGCTCGGCCGCAGCGCCGCGACCAACGTGTTGCACGCGGTACGCAAGGGTCTCGCCGACCATCGCGCCGCCGCCAGCGTGCAGCTGTTCTCCTCGACCGAACGCACCGGCCTCGATGTCGCGACGCGCTGGGTGGAGGATCGGCTCGGCATCAGCAAGCCAAAGAGCGCGCCCGAAGCGATGTAG
- a CDS encoding zf-TFIIB domain-containing protein, with amino-acid sequence MQHTCPHHGGVLSRFQFRGHVLWRCLRCAGVWLPGPLVAAVAGSKPNWPARAAAAASTLRCPEDGRALQVVRAGAVELDWCAHCHGVWLDQGELAAIATQQAAHAKPADDARPLADLAEEGVDAGIEVAGRWIGRAGKPVPRPSLAAADAVEVAAAKPPPLPSLMPASVDAEGQPFAVELDAVSAVGDGAELGGGLLDATGEIAGQLLEGALSLVGEIFSGL; translated from the coding sequence ATGCAGCACACCTGTCCCCATCATGGCGGCGTCCTCAGCCGCTTCCAGTTTCGCGGCCACGTCTTGTGGCGCTGCCTGCGCTGCGCAGGCGTGTGGTTGCCGGGTCCGTTGGTGGCCGCGGTAGCGGGTAGCAAGCCGAACTGGCCGGCGCGTGCCGCTGCTGCGGCGAGCACCTTGCGTTGCCCCGAGGATGGCCGTGCGCTCCAGGTCGTGAGAGCTGGCGCCGTCGAACTGGACTGGTGCGCCCACTGCCACGGCGTCTGGCTGGACCAGGGCGAACTGGCGGCGATCGCGACCCAGCAGGCCGCGCACGCGAAGCCTGCTGATGACGCCCGCCCACTCGCGGACCTGGCGGAAGAAGGCGTCGATGCGGGCATCGAGGTTGCCGGTCGCTGGATCGGTCGGGCCGGCAAGCCCGTGCCGCGCCCGAGCCTCGCTGCGGCCGACGCCGTAGAGGTTGCCGCTGCCAAACCGCCGCCTTTGCCGTCCTTGATGCCAGCATCTGTCGACGCTGAGGGCCAGCCGTTCGCGGTCGAACTCGATGCCGTCAGCGCTGTCGGCGATGGTGCCGAGCTCGGCGGTGGCCTGCTTGATGCGACTGGCGAGATCGCCGGGCAGTTGCTCGAGGGCGCGTTGTCGCTGGTCGGCGAGATCTTCTCCGGTCTCTGA